The Cucumis melo cultivar AY chromosome 9, USDA_Cmelo_AY_1.0, whole genome shotgun sequence genome includes the window TACAAAAGAAGATAATATTTTGTTTATCTGAGTGCCAAAGTAGTTCTTATGTGTTATTGTGCATCAAAAGTTGGTTTGGAAATTATTAGAACACATAAGATTGTTTagcttttattaaataataaaataatatatattaattcgaATTTTTCAACAATCAACccgaaaaaaatcaaaactttcAATCCAATCCATATTTTAAACTAACCTAATTCAACCCACATAGGATAGTTCAAGTTATAGAGTTAATCGAATTATTCTAACACCCTAATCCGAGGTTTCAAAATGGAtactttaaagaaaaaacatggGTCAATAATTCAATCTAAAAACAATCCAATGGTTGCACGATAATTTAAACTTCTATAAATGaaattatacaaaaaaaaaaaaaaaactattcatataaaaatatatatacaaaaaaaaaatagaaaataatataagaaaaggatttgatttatttatttttttgcttCATCACTATGATTTCTGTTGTGATTTAAAAAGGGGGTGAAGAAAATACAGAGAAAAGATCTCCCTTTTGACTTGGGGGTGATGTGGAGACACTTCGAAATCTATATAAAGCCTATATTCTTTATGGGGAAAGCTGCAATTTTCCATATTTTGGCCAAGGTACACTTTCTCTCTCAATTCTAATCTTAAAAACCCAAAAATTGGTTCCTTGTAATGGCGTCTGGGGACTTGAGGAGCTTTGAGGAAGTGACAGTTATTTACAAGGAGCAAGAAGAAAAGGTGTGTTACCATGAAAACAAAGTCCAGAATTTGGTTATTGGGTACCTCGTTTTTGGACGATTGCTCATCTTTGGTTTTACTCAAACTTCCCTGCCCTTTAAGTGCAAGGATTGGTGGGTCATTTTGGCTTTAACTCTTTCCTGTACTCTTGTCTACTTTTCGCTTTTACTGGATGCTGTCACTATGTTATGTCGGACTGAATATGAACTAGATATAATCCGGAAGGAACTAATCGAAATTTGCCAACGAATTTTGGTTAGCCAAAACCAAAGGGATCTTGTGGATCTAACTCAACTCACGATGGAGGCTGAAGAATCTAGTGATGgatttgattttggttttggttttcaTCAGAAGATGCTCATGCTTGATCATTTTAGAACTGTCCGGAGGAAAGTTCATATCTACTTCACTGTTTCTGCTTTGCTTGTTGTAGTTGTTATTGAACTATATGTTTCTAAATACTTGTTGTGCCACTGAAATGGATATCGTTTTGGCCCCTTGTTTGTGCCGGCGGGTTTGCCGTGCGTCTGCATCTGAGCATGCCGGAGGCGGAGGGTTTGTCGTGCCGTTTGTGTCTTGAGCGTTTTGGAGGGTCTGAGTTGAGTGCCGTTTGAAATTTCAAGAACCAAGCGTTACCCTCTACCccaagttatatatatatatatatatatattaaataaatcgGTTCGATTTTACGATCGATTTAGATTTAATAAATCGAATTCGGTTTAATGTGTTATATGTATATTATACGATGGCTGAAAAAGGTCactgtcaaaaaaaaaaaaaaaaaaaagagggttATCCAATCGTTTTCAAATGATTATTCTCAAATATGATGTCAATGGCTAAGGAGCATGATGGGACAGAATCGTAGTTATAAGTGCTATCCTGAATTGTAATTGAGATTATGCCATGTTGCAAGTAACAAAACTTAAGTTTGGTTCACCGCTCTCTAGTTAAATCAATATTATGGTCATCTAGAAATATGGATTGGACCTTGATCAAATTAGCCCTTTATGTTGTCATATCCTTCAGAAAGATTTGGCCACCTAGTTGTTGATGTTATTGGAAGTTGTTTCTTGCTCACTTTGTTGCTTGAAATCAAGGATCGATGACTTTGTTAAAGATTTGTATCTGTTCAGACAATATGATTTTACACTGTGAACTCAAGATCATCTTTTGGCCTTGAGAGAGATCTATAAATCTACCCCACCGCCACAAAGGCACAATCTCAAGAGATTAAAAGTTCTCCCTTGCTTGATCCTCAAGACATCATTTGTAAAggaaaaccaacaaaaaaaaaatgtaacacttatttttataaatattttgtcaattttgttatttttaacaattttcctTCGTGATTATATTTGCAGTAATTAGCCATGATTTagaaagtattttaaaaaaaaggtaGTCGAAactttttaaggaaaaaatgtAGGCATAGATTCATTAACTAATCATAATATTTACAACATGTGGCATAAGCTTTAACCTATTGTTTCGACTCTGACAAGTGAAGCAACAAAAAAATTAACCTAAAGACAATACACATCCCAGCAAAACAATAACTTCACATTCTTATCTCTACCATCTCCAAGCACGCCTGCTCTATACAAGAAGTATaacaataatatacataaacCAAGCTGTACAAAACGATCTCCAACTATCGGGTTGTGCTCTATACAATTCCATAGTTACGTAAGATGCTTCAGAAGAGAACAGCTTGTAATTAGCGGCGTCCTCCTCTCCAGCGTTTGGTCAACTACACTTTGCTAGATGGTTGTAGCAATGCAATGTTGATATCCTGTCATGTCAAGTCATAATGAATGAATTCATCAAGTTGTAATGTTGAATCTAACCAGACTTAACAAGTGTTCACAGTCAAagaatcatcatcttcttcatgcTACCTACACACAAGTCTTGTTTTTGATGAATTGTGTGCAAAGTTTGCTTAATTGAGAACTTTGAAATCCAAAGTTTTGTAGGCAAAAGAATTTGTGTCGGTAGAAATTGGCAACTAAAAAATTCCTTGGTACTCGATTTAAATGAAAAAGGTTTTGAAATTTGTATCAATGTCTAAGGTCCAATTTTATGAAAGACGATGAGTTACGTTCGAGGTAAAAATAGATATGTTTTTCCCTTAGACAGAGCATATATGGAAGAATTAAAAATGTAACTAAAGATTATATGATATATAAATTCCctttgaaggaaaaaagataCAAAGATAGAACAAACCTGGCCATTCCCATCTCATTCTTCATCCTCAAGATCAACAATCCTAAACTTTCTTCCCGTTGTACGATACACACTGGGAGACACTTCATTGTCTGAATCAGCAAACTCATCTTCCATGGCCTTTTGCATCAAATCATCCATACTGACACGGCCAGCTTCAGCATCCTTACCTTGATTTTCCGTAAAGTCATTCAAGTCAACATCATCTGAAGGCGGTCCACCAACCCCCATAGTGTCCAAGCTTCTGGCTTGGTTTCTATCTTCCCTGAAAAGAGAACGTTTGTGTTAGCGATGTTCATATTAATTAATGGTATGAACGGAGTGAAAGAATTTACAAGGTCTTTTCCTTAGAGACCAATTAAAAAAGGAAGATGCACAAGAACACCAGAAGGATAAACAAAAAAGTACCAACTCAGCATGCTCAGACGCTTAGGATCTGGAAATAGTGAAATGGTTATATGGTTGCTAGTTTGATATAAGAAATGAGTGTTGGATTCGAGACAATTATTGCGGAGAAAATCTTACATTTGCATGGACCTTCCAACAGCTACACCTTCAGATTCCTCATCAATTAGTATGCTCTGTGTTGAGATGGAACTGGGCGTTTCAGTTGACTTTGGAAGATGCTTCCCTTTTTTCCTATACTCAAAAGATGTAATGGATAAATTGAAAGGAGTACATTGGAGAAGAGTCATATGAGTTGATAACTTCAATTTTACAAGTATTATCCCATATTAGCTTCAAAAATGAGTAGACATCCATCCTAGATAATATTATGGCTAGGATACCATAATAATGAAAACGAAAAGAGCtggagaaatttttttaaaaaaatgatgagAGAGGAAGAGAGTAAACTTGGAAGATGGTGATGTCACTATTGTGAAATGATGCCTGAATTTCTCTCTAACAGTCTAATAGAAGTTAATTAGTTGAAACTTGTTGACTCCCGACTAAGGACATATTACATATTATATTGGATTATCATTCAAGATATGAGAACATCTGAACAGTAGATGGTCAAGCAAGCGTGTATATTCACCTATTTATTAATGAGAGCAATGTCTCATCATCACTTTCAGATTCCTTATCAATAGCAGATTCATTACGATCCTCATCACTTGACCTTCTCTTACGAGAAATATACAAACCCAACTGCTTGAGTTTTCGGGAAATTTGGGCAGGAGTGAATTTGTTATCAGCATCCAGCGCATTTGCAATCATAGAACTACATCTCTTATGGTCTTTAAACCTGTTAAAACAAGCACGTTAGTTAAGGATAtatgaaaactaaaaaacattAGACTGAAATTATAGCAAGCAAAGAATCCAATAAAATAACTTACTGCTCATATAAAGCTCTAATCTTCTCTTCGTGTTCTTTATCAAAAGCAAGAATTCTTTTTCTAGTGAGCCTGCGCCATGAAAAAAGACTAAGGAAAACCGACCAGTTGTGACATATCGAACCTAAAGTTTAAAGTTGTACAGAAAATCTTTTTCCGAAATGCTGGCAAGAAATAAATTAGAGCACACAATGTTCTGATGAAATGGTATAAACATTCATGGGCACAAGCAATCATGCTAGCAAAGGAAGGTCAAATACGTACGAAGGTTGATTCAATGAACTTTTCCCGAAAACATTTGAGTTACGTAGTTCTTCTCCGTTGCTTTCTCCTTCAAGGTTTTCAGAAATAGCAGAAAAGCCTTCATCAGCATACTGCCTCttctttctttgaaaaactttcaaACCCATCTGTCTAAGCTTATTGGAAACCTGGGCAGGCGAAACTTTGACATCATTATCAAGATTCTCCGCAATAAGTTTGCTACAGTTCCTGTCCTCCTTGAATCTGACacgttttttaaaaaataatgtttaaaaTAACAATTCACTTCCATGAGAATGAAGCGATACAGTAAATTTTAGCAATGGGATAATCCAAAACAATTTTGCTATGTGCAAACAATTACCAAGGTCACTGGACAATAAAAATCAAAGGGCGAAGGCATAAAATAACAGTGCACAATAAGAAAACGAGTGAAATCAATGCTTACTTCTCATAAAGATCTTTAATTTCAGTCTCCAGTGCCGCATCAAGAACaagtctttttcttttaggaagCCTTTTGGGCTTATCATCCATAGACAGCTCACTGCAATTAATCACCAGAAAAACTGAGAGgcaaataaaaaatgtaaaagaagaagaagaagaagaagaagaagaagaaaaacgtACTTTTCATTGTGTTCTTTCCCGTTCATCTCATCATCCAAGTTGGTAGATTCAAGACCTTTCTTGACTTCGTCGGACTTTGCTTCACTGTCAAGTTTGAAAAAAGGTGATCTTTTCCATCACATAACATTTTTTAGTAAAGAAACAAACGTTCAGTAAGACATTTGTTATCCTAGGATTCTTTTGCAGTATTACCATTCAATAAAAATCTTCCATCATTAATAAATTATGAAACTCTAGTAAACTGAAAATATCACAAATTTTCAATCTTTATACTGATGGTATCAGATTCTACTTTATTTTGCCTTATCATCACTTTTATTCCAGAGAACGATCGTTAGAAAGTAAGTAGATAAAATGTTTTCATTAAGATCCAAGTCTTACCTATGAGATCCAAACTCGTTATTGGTGAGCACAACATCAGCTTCATCTTCACCAAGTGCATCCGCTATGCTTCTGGGAGTCCAATGCTGGCCTGTCAATGAGCCATTTTCATCACCGCCTGTAAAGTTTTCCTCCCTACTTCCTTTCTTCCAGCAGCCAAGCTCATGCACTAAGTACTCAGCGTCAATATAATGGCATTCTTTTCGGGTCTTCCAAAACAGAATTTCAACAAAAAGGAGTGGCTGATTCTTTATCTTCCGTAGCATCTTTCTCACCAGACTCGTCAGGAAATCAACTACGGTAGCATGTTCCTTGCATGGACTTGACTTCTGTTCAGATAGAATATCATAAAACGTGGGAAGGACGGATAACTGCAAAATAAAAATGAGATTAGGTATGCATGCATAAGATCTTTTAAATAGTGGTTAGACAAAAGCAATAAATCAAATCTTAACCTGGTACAGCATTGGGGAAAGCTCTAAATCCTCAGTGATCTTCCGCAAAATGCATATTATGTAATGGTTTGTACTAGTAGCATTGCTCTTGTAAAACTTAAGCAACCAGCATATCTTCTGAATAATGTTGTTGTTGGCAAAAGTAGACACTAGACTTGATACTTTAAGATCAACCTCCACAATTCTATTTTTCTGTTCATCACTAGAAGAGTCGGCTGTGCTGTAACCATCATTCAAATTTTTGTCCTCTCTCTGTGGCATACTGCCTTCAAAACCTCCCGAGTTTAAGTCTAAAGGTTCAGGTTCGTCAGCATTAGCAGTAACAGATATCTCTTCTTTACCATTAGGACTCGTTTTTAAGTTACTATTTTCACAAACATCAACATCTGTTGATTGCTCATTATGGGTTATGGCCGTTTTATTCTCTGCTCCCTGATCTTCTGACTGTTTGTTGTCCCCATTATTTGCTGACTTTGCCTTTCTTCCCCTCCTTGATTTTTTGGAAACCTTAATACAAGAATTT containing:
- the LOC103482934 gene encoding uncharacterized protein LOC103482934 produces the protein MEIDGLCVICAGIGIVEEDDYGNRIGYSKSEFCLDNLKDLLRFLRRDDPQTRDVFKHVCKWNIVGKDLIPIIEYCQDDRNAVLNAVKILVFLTMPIEPTSSDIAQQIEYLWGLKSLITCSNVVANIVSLLESPLENLDCGTFSEDDWKLLQLVITLFRNVLAIQEISLQQKADGSACQLILLRDKFLEVLFRENVMDIILVMTQHIDGSCSHLRQDKLVFLEIFYYIFMGQEPELIAKVPQNSSEENVETVSSVNSLKSMMEEDRRKFSRLQNLNRHSQFSGTFTRQTLDGSKLVLKGKPSLSTSTSLKPPKVCRGPIKKIAWDLGRLTSKNSKLLQLLHDFINQFLSGGYNALMQLVHEDIEKEHHSIQNNDVVVFFQVAQFAISFQYHKFSTSKIIEDETDEAQTEHADSTFFQGNMCGPIAATMNEAMFQLVVSKWRYAFEGLKETNDFKFLSAAGSLMKNMICMLDLVLKLLPEDSKEPQTARILLYKLFYDQTDQGMTQFLLNLLKSFNTHKQPKSDLADLVEMVYKVVQLMENLQARGTLRVSKKSRRGRKAKSANNGDNKQSEDQGAENKTAITHNEQSTDVDVCENSNLKTSPNGKEEISVTANADEPEPLDLNSGGFEGSMPQREDKNLNDGYSTADSSSDEQKNRIVEVDLKVSSLVSTFANNNIIQKICWLLKFYKSNATSTNHYIICILRKITEDLELSPMLYQLSVLPTFYDILSEQKSSPCKEHATVVDFLTSLVRKMLRKIKNQPLLFVEILFWKTRKECHYIDAEYLVHELGCWKKGSREENFTGGDENGSLTGQHWTPRSIADALGEDEADVVLTNNEFGSHSEAKSDEVKKGLESTNLDDEMNGKEHNENELSMDDKPKRLPKRKRLVLDAALETEIKDLYEKFKEDRNCSKLIAENLDNDVKVSPAQVSNKLRQMGLKVFQRKKRQYADEGFSAISENLEGESNGEELRNSNVFGKSSLNQPSLTRKRILAFDKEHEEKIRALYEQFKDHKRCSSMIANALDADNKFTPAQISRKLKQLGLYISRKRRSSDEDRNESAIDKESESDDETLLSLINRKKGKHLPKSTETPSSISTQSILIDEESEGVAVGRSMQMEDRNQARSLDTMGVGGPPSDDVDLNDFTENQGKDAEAGRVSMDDLMQKAMEDEFADSDNEVSPSVYRTTGRKFRIVDLEDEE